In Eulemur rufifrons isolate Redbay chromosome 29, OSU_ERuf_1, whole genome shotgun sequence, one DNA window encodes the following:
- the RNF148 gene encoding RING finger protein 148: MNLLRITPSAHSSFSYQLLRLSIFLLLSLPDSKGKAIWTAHLNITFRVGSRVISELGESGVFGNHSPLERVSGAVVLPKGWNQNACNPLTNFSRPEQADSWLALIERGGCTFTHKINVAAEKGANGVIIYNYPGTGNKVFPMSHQGTENIVAVMIGNLKGMELWHLIQKGVYVTTIIEVGRMHMPWLSHYVMSVFTFLAATVAYLFLYCAWRPRVPNSSTRRRRQIKADVKKAIGQLQLRVLKEGDKELDPNEDNCVVCFDTYKPQDVVRVLTCKHFFHKACIDPWLLVHRTCPMCKCDILKT; encoded by the coding sequence ATGAACCTACTTAGAATTACTCCTTCAGCTCATAGTTCTTTTTCATATCAACTATTAAGGCTTAGCATCTTTCTACTGCTTAGCCTTCCCGACTCAAAAGGAAAAGCCATTTGGACAGCTCACCTGAATATAACATTTCGGGTAGGAAGTCGGGTTATATCAGAATTAGGAGAGAGTGGAGTGTTCGGGAATCATTCTCCTCTGGAAAGGGTGTCTGGTGCGGTGGTGCTTCCCAAAGGATGGAATCAGAACGCTTGTAATCCTTTGACCAATTTCAGCAGGCCTGAACAGGCCGACTCGTGGCTGGCACTCATTGAACGGGGCGGCTGTACTTTTACACATAAGATCAACGTGGCAGCAGAGAAGGGAGCAAATGGGGTGATCATCTACAATTATCCAGGTACCGGCAACAAGGTCTTTCCCATGTCTCACCAGGGAACGGAAAATATAGTCGCTGTGATGATAGGCAACCTGAAAGGCATGGAACTTTGGCACTTGATTCAGAAAGGAGTCTATGTGACGACCATCATTGAAGTGGGAAGAATGCACATGCCGTGGCTCAGCCATTATGTCATGTCTGTGTTTACCTTCCTGGCTGCCACTGTTGCCTACCTTTTCCTGTACTGTGCCTGGAGACCTAGAGTGCCCAATTCTTCCACCAGGAGGCGAAGGCAGATAAAGGCAGATGTGAAGAAAGCTATTGGTCAGCTTCAACTGCGAGTGCTCAAAGAAGGGGATAAGGAACTAGATCCAAATGAAGATAATTGTGTTGTTTGCTTTGACACGTACAAGCCCCAAGATGTAGTACGTGTTTTAacttgcaaacattttttccataAGGCATGCATTGACCCCTGGCTTTTAGTCCATAGGACATGCCCCATGTGCAAGTGTGACATTCTGAAAACTTAA
- the RNF133 gene encoding E3 ubiquitin-protein ligase RNF133 → MHLLKNDTWRNNTASSWLVKFSFLWLFSQNCCRASAVWTAYMNISFHVGNRMLSELGETGVFGRSSPLKRVTGVIVPPEGKTQHACNSNTSFSRSKNSETWLALIERGGCTFTQKIKVAAEKGASGVIIYNFPGTGNQVFPMSHQAFEGIVAVMIGNLKGMEIFHLIEKGVHVTVMIEVGRRHIIWMNHYFVSFVIVTTATLAYFIFYHIRRLWVARIQTRRWQRLTADLKNAFGQLQVRVLKEGDEEINPNGDSCVVCFEPYKPNDTVRILTCKHFFHKNCIDPWILSHGTCPVCKCDILKALGIQVDVEDGTESLQVLMSNELPETLSPGEEETNDELPPARPPDKVIHVEENLTSQNNDSRPSSVVEVVHPSP, encoded by the coding sequence ATGCATCTACTCAAGAATGACACTTGGAGAAACAACACCGCATCTTCCTGGCTTgtaaaattcagttttctttggctttttagTCAGAACTGTTGCCGGGCAAGTGCTGTTTGGACTGCTTACATGAACATATCATTTCATGTTGGGAATCGCATGTTGTCAGAGTTAGGGGAGACTGGAGTATTTGGAAGAAGCTCCCCTTTGAAGAGAGTGACAGGAGTAATAGTCCCACCAGAGGGAAAAACCCAGCATGCATGTAATTCCAACACCAGTTTCAGCCGATCAAAGAACTCAGAGACCTGGCTCGCACTTATTGAACGGGGAGGTTGTACTTTCACACAGAAAATTAAGGTGGCAGCAGAGAAGGGAGCCAGTGGAGTGATCATCTATAACTTTCCAGGAACTGGCAATCAGGTGTTCCCCATGTCTCATCAGGCGTTTGAAGGCATTGTTGCAGTTATGATTGGCAACTTAAAAGGCatggaaattttccatttaattgagAAGGGAGTCCACGTTACAGTCATGATTGAGGTGGGGAGAAGACACATCATCTGGATGAATCactattttgtctcttttgtgaTCGTCACAACCGCTACCTTAGCATATTTCATCTTTTATCATATTCGAAGACTTTGGGTAGCAAGGATTCAGACCAGGAGATGGCAGCGATTAACAGCAGATCTCAAGAATGCATTTGGCCAGCTCCAAGTTCGGGTATTAAAAGAAGGAGATGAGGAGATAAATCCAAATGGAGATAGCTGTGTGGTTTGCTTTGAACCTTACAAGCCTAATGATACAGTTCGTATTCTGACTTGTAAACACTTTTTCCACAAGAATTGCATTGACCCCTGGATTTTATCCCATGGGACATGCCCCGTGTGCAAATGTGACATTCTTAAAGCTTTAGGGATTCAAGTGGATGTCGAAGATGGAACAGAATCTTTGCAAGTTCTAATGTCCAATGAATTGCCTGAAACCCTATCACCTGGTGAGGAGGAGACAAATGATGAACTTCCTCCTGCAAGACCACCCGATAAAGTAATTCATGTGGAGGAGAACCTTACTTCTCAGAACAATGACAGCCGCCCTAGTTCAGTAGTGGAAGTTGTTCATCCTTCACCTTGA